A portion of the Candidatus Ruthia endofausta genome contains these proteins:
- the aroQ gene encoding type II 3-dehydroquinate dehydratase: protein MDVLLLNGPNLNLLGTREPDYYGAQTLDEITSNLAKIANDAGLTLEYHQNNSEARLIEHIHNATNNDVQYIIINPAAFTHTSVALRDALLAVDIEFTEVHLSNVYKREDFRKQSYFSDIAQGVISGFGVQGYEFALQAAIQHIQQLKRS from the coding sequence ATGGATGTTCTATTATTAAACGGTCCTAACCTTAATCTGCTTGGTACTCGAGAGCCTGATTATTACGGCGCACAAACACTAGATGAGATTACCAGTAATCTTGCAAAAATAGCAAACGATGCTGGACTTACACTTGAATACCATCAAAACAATTCAGAAGCAAGATTGATTGAACACATTCACAACGCTACAAATAACGACGTTCAATATATCATTATCAACCCTGCAGCTTTCACACACACATCAGTCGCTTTGCGTGATGCCCTGCTCGCTGTGGATATTGAGTTCACTGAAGTTCATTTGTCTAATGTGTATAAGCGTGAAGATTTCCGTAAACAATCTTATTTCTCAGACATTGCACAAGGCGTCATTTCAGGCTTTGGTGTCCAAGGCTACGAATTTGCACTACAAGCCGCAATTCAACATATTCAACAATTAAAGAGGTCATGA